From a single Chlorocebus sabaeus isolate Y175 chromosome X, mChlSab1.0.hap1, whole genome shotgun sequence genomic region:
- the STK26 gene encoding serine/threonine-protein kinase 26 isoform X2 produces the protein MEYLGGGSALDLLRAGPFDEFQIATMLKEILKGLDYLHSEKKIHRDIKAANVLLSEQGDVKLADFGVAGQLTDTQIKRNTFVGTPFWMAPEVIQQSAYDSKADIWSLGITAIELAKGEPPNSDMHPMRVLFLIPKNNPPTLVGDFTKSFKEFIDACLNKDPSFRPTAKELLKHKFIVKNSKKTSYLTELIDRFKRWKAEGHSDDESDSEGSDSESTSRENNTHPEWSFTTVRKKPDPKKVQNGAEQDLVQTLSCLSMIITPAFAELKQQDENNASRNQAIEELEKSIAVAEAACPGITDKMVKKLIEKFQKCSAEESP, from the exons ATGGAATACCTGGGCGGTGGTTCAGCACTGGATCtt CTTCGAGCTGGTCCATTTGATGAGTTCCAGATTGCTACCAtgctaaaggaaattttaaaaggtcTGGACTATCtgcattcagaaaagaaaattcaccGAGACATAAAAG ctGCCAATGTCTTGCTCTCAGAACAAGGAGATGTTAAACTTGCTGACTTTGGAGTTGCTGGTCAGCTGACGGATACACAGATTAAAAGAAACACCTTTGTGGGAACTCCATTTTGGATGGCTCCTGAAGTTATTCAACAGTCAGCTTATGACTCAAAA GCTGACATTTGGTCGTTGGGAATTACTGCTATTGAACTAGCCAAAGGAGAGCCACCTAACTCCGATATGCATCCAATGAGAGTTCTGTTTCTTATTCCCAAAAACAATCCTCCAACTCTTGTTGGAGACTTTACTAAGTCTTTTAAGGAGTTTATTGATGCTTGCCTGAACAAAGATCCATCATTT CGTCCTACAGCAAAAGAACTTCTGAAACACAAATTCATtgtaaaaaattcaaagaagacTTCTTATCTAACTGAACTGATAGATCGTTTTAAGAGATGGAAGGCAGAAGGACACAGTGATGATGAATCTGATTCCGAGGGCTCTGATTC GGAATCTACCAGCAGGGAAAACAATACTCATCCTGAATGGAGCTTTACCACCGTACGAAAGAAGCCTGATCCAAAGAAAGTACAGAATGGGGCA GAGCAAGATCTTGTGCAAACCCTGAGCTGTTTGTCTATGATAATCACACCTGCATTTGCTGAA CTTAAACAGCAGGACGAGAATAATGCTAGCAGGAATCAGGCGATTGAAGAACTCGAGAAAAGTATTGCTGTGGCCGAAGCCGCCTGTCCCGGTATCACAGATAAAATGGTGAAGAAGCtaattgaaaaatttcaaaa